A single Blastopirellula retiformator DNA region contains:
- the amt gene encoding ammonium transporter — protein sequence MSATAESLDITWILICSALVMLMQGGFCLLESGMARAKNSFNVALKNLIDFCVSSVVFWTFGFALMFGVSYYGLFGTTNFFLEGDASPWLMAFLLFQLMFCGAATTIIAGAVAERIRFQGYLIISVFVSAIIYPLFGHWAWGGAIEGTPTGWLAQLGFIDFAGSTVVHSVGGWVALAAVLVIGPRLGRFDGNEEKPISGHNLTLATFGALVLWFGWFGFNGGSTLAMNGSVPKILVNTNLAGAMGALAALVLSQWVSKRPDVGQVMNGAIAGLVGVTASCHILAPWAAAVVGAGSGLVCSGVSYLLPKLKIDDVIGAVPAHACAGCFGTVALALLADPVHFGEGVTRWQQLGIQLVGVTTCFAWSFGGGFIVITIANRIAPLRVSREQELDGLNISEHGASTELIDLLTDMQRHRSLGDFSEDVHVEPHTEVGQIAAEYNRVLAKVNSEMAQRGEAQRRFREIFENAVEGIYQTTPEGFFITANPALARLLGYYDLASLRDEIQDVAIDVYVDRNRRQNFIDEIEQNGVVFGFESEIRRANGTIAWISENASARRNHNGDVLYYEGTVEDITQRRKAAQLADEIKAAEAANEAKSTFLASMSHEIRTPLNGVIGFLDLLHTTRMDDQQQRFVELAKSSAGSLLHLINDILDLSKIEAGGIELEQTEFVLTDLIESVPEMFAPQCRMTGLELNSSIASDVPQAAIGDCERIRQVLVNLFSNAVKFTETGGVYLRVERERSVPTSSDAVARIRFSVEDTGIGVPRAKMQRLFKAFSQVDASTTRRYGGTGLGLAICKQLVELMGGEIGVESEVGKGSTFWFTLPLEAIERSTCNQIPNIQGLRVLAVDDNHMNLQVINEQLQSWGVDVATAGNGRRALALLEDAANRNVPFQLAILDHLMPELDGLRLAHLIHDHDKLQSTRLLMLTSYQQTIPPAELKQLEMLCLPKPVRQTRLLDALVAMTGQRSPRLLSGEGETEATTEPRAPLDDKILVVDDNEINRIVAKEILQSEGFDVALAENGRQAVDKILEGAFDLVLMDCEMPEMDGFAATKTIRQRAAADRTDLKNLPIVALTAQAVRGDKERCLAAGMDGYVMKPVNRGELISTIVDCLAPADEEESFSIEAPYDFGVADLHEEVTLDVDDSDGSIDRDDLLARCGDNDDLARMILTKFKDRSSQDAATLGQHVASKNAEMVAQLAHSLKGMAANISAKEVASAAALLEQAAKASETETFADHYAGVVARLETCEVAIERLLAGNEGWE from the coding sequence ATGTCCGCTACCGCTGAATCCCTCGACATCACCTGGATTCTGATCTGTTCCGCATTGGTAATGCTAATGCAGGGCGGTTTCTGCCTGCTGGAAAGTGGGATGGCGCGGGCGAAGAACAGCTTTAACGTCGCCCTGAAAAACCTGATCGACTTTTGCGTTTCCAGCGTCGTGTTTTGGACGTTCGGTTTCGCGCTGATGTTTGGCGTCAGCTACTACGGCCTGTTCGGCACGACCAATTTCTTCCTGGAAGGGGACGCTTCTCCCTGGTTGATGGCGTTCCTGCTGTTTCAGCTGATGTTCTGCGGCGCCGCGACGACGATTATCGCGGGCGCCGTGGCCGAGCGGATTCGCTTTCAGGGATATCTGATCATCAGCGTGTTCGTCTCGGCGATCATCTACCCGCTGTTTGGCCACTGGGCCTGGGGTGGCGCGATCGAAGGGACGCCGACCGGCTGGCTGGCGCAACTCGGCTTCATCGACTTCGCCGGCTCGACCGTCGTCCACTCGGTCGGCGGCTGGGTCGCCCTGGCGGCGGTCTTGGTGATCGGACCGCGCCTAGGCCGCTTCGACGGCAACGAAGAAAAACCGATCTCGGGCCACAACCTGACCCTGGCGACCTTCGGAGCGCTCGTCCTGTGGTTCGGCTGGTTCGGCTTCAACGGCGGCAGCACGCTCGCCATGAACGGATCGGTTCCCAAAATTCTGGTGAACACCAATCTCGCCGGCGCCATGGGCGCTCTGGCGGCGCTCGTCCTTTCCCAATGGGTTAGCAAGCGTCCCGACGTTGGTCAGGTGATGAACGGCGCTATCGCGGGGCTGGTCGGCGTGACCGCTTCGTGCCATATCTTGGCGCCGTGGGCCGCGGCGGTGGTTGGCGCCGGATCGGGCCTGGTCTGTAGCGGCGTCAGCTACTTGCTGCCGAAGTTGAAGATCGACGACGTAATCGGCGCGGTGCCGGCGCATGCCTGTGCCGGCTGTTTCGGCACGGTAGCGCTGGCGCTATTGGCCGATCCGGTCCACTTTGGCGAAGGCGTCACCCGTTGGCAACAACTTGGTATCCAACTGGTGGGCGTGACGACCTGCTTTGCCTGGTCGTTTGGCGGCGGCTTTATCGTCATCACGATCGCCAACCGGATCGCTCCGCTCCGCGTCTCTCGCGAACAAGAGCTTGACGGCCTGAACATCTCGGAGCATGGCGCCAGCACCGAACTGATCGACCTGCTGACCGACATGCAGCGGCATCGCAGTCTGGGCGACTTCTCGGAGGACGTCCACGTCGAGCCGCATACAGAGGTGGGTCAGATCGCCGCCGAGTACAACCGCGTGCTCGCCAAAGTGAACAGCGAGATGGCCCAGCGTGGCGAGGCCCAACGCCGCTTCCGCGAGATCTTTGAGAACGCCGTCGAAGGGATTTATCAAACGACGCCGGAAGGGTTCTTCATCACCGCTAATCCGGCGCTGGCGCGGTTGCTCGGCTATTACGATCTGGCGTCGCTGCGCGACGAGATCCAGGACGTTGCGATCGACGTCTATGTGGACCGCAATCGCCGTCAGAACTTTATCGACGAAATCGAACAGAACGGCGTCGTCTTCGGCTTCGAGTCGGAAATTCGCCGCGCCAACGGAACAATCGCCTGGATTTCGGAAAACGCCTCGGCCCGCCGCAATCACAACGGCGACGTCCTTTACTACGAAGGAACGGTCGAAGACATCACGCAGCGCCGGAAGGCGGCGCAGCTGGCCGACGAAATCAAAGCGGCCGAAGCGGCCAACGAAGCGAAGAGCACCTTCCTGGCCAGCATGAGCCACGAGATCCGCACGCCGCTCAATGGCGTGATCGGGTTCCTCGATCTGCTGCACACCACGCGGATGGACGATCAGCAACAGCGTTTCGTCGAACTCGCCAAGTCCTCGGCCGGATCGCTGTTGCACCTGATCAACGACATCCTCGACCTCTCGAAAATCGAAGCCGGCGGGATCGAACTCGAACAGACCGAGTTCGTCCTGACCGACCTGATCGAGTCGGTTCCCGAGATGTTCGCGCCGCAGTGCCGGATGACCGGGCTCGAGCTGAACAGCAGCATCGCCTCCGACGTTCCCCAGGCGGCGATCGGCGACTGCGAACGGATTCGCCAGGTGTTGGTCAACCTGTTTTCCAACGCGGTGAAGTTTACCGAAACCGGCGGCGTCTACCTGCGGGTTGAGCGTGAACGTTCGGTCCCGACCAGTTCCGACGCCGTCGCCCGCATTCGCTTCTCGGTCGAAGATACCGGCATCGGCGTGCCTCGCGCCAAGATGCAGCGGCTGTTCAAAGCGTTTTCGCAAGTCGACGCTTCCACAACGCGGCGATACGGCGGCACCGGGCTCGGCTTGGCGATCTGCAAACAGTTGGTCGAGTTGATGGGGGGCGAAATCGGCGTCGAGAGCGAAGTCGGCAAGGGCTCGACCTTCTGGTTCACGCTGCCGCTCGAAGCGATCGAACGTTCGACCTGCAATCAAATCCCCAACATTCAAGGTCTGCGGGTGTTGGCGGTCGACGACAACCACATGAACCTGCAGGTGATCAACGAACAGCTGCAATCGTGGGGCGTCGATGTGGCGACGGCCGGCAACGGCCGACGCGCTTTGGCCTTGCTGGAAGATGCGGCGAACCGAAACGTGCCGTTCCAGCTGGCGATCCTCGATCACCTGATGCCGGAACTGGATGGATTGCGTCTGGCCCATTTGATACACGACCACGACAAGCTGCAGTCGACGCGGCTGCTAATGCTCACATCGTACCAACAAACGATCCCGCCGGCCGAACTGAAACAGCTGGAGATGCTCTGCCTGCCCAAACCGGTTCGTCAGACGCGGCTGCTCGACGCGCTGGTCGCAATGACGGGCCAGCGTTCGCCCAGGCTGTTGTCCGGCGAAGGCGAAACCGAAGCGACGACCGAGCCCCGGGCTCCGCTGGATGACAAGATCCTGGTCGTCGACGACAACGAGATCAACCGCATCGTCGCCAAAGAGATTCTGCAGTCGGAAGGCTTTGACGTCGCGCTGGCCGAGAACGGCCGTCAGGCGGTCGACAAGATCTTGGAAGGCGCCTTCGACCTGGTCCTGATGGACTGCGAAATGCCCGAGATGGACGGTTTCGCCGCGACCAAAACGATTCGCCAGCGAGCCGCCGCCGACCGCACCGATTTGAAAAACCTGCCGATCGTTGCGTTGACCGCTCAAGCGGTTCGCGGCGACAAAGAGCGCTGCCTGGCCGCCGGCATGGATGGCTATGTGATGAAACCGGTCAACCGCGGCGAATTGATCAGCACGATCGTCGATTGCCTGGCGCCGGCGGACGAGGAAGAATCGTTCTCAATCGAAGCGCCATACGACTTTGGCGTGGCCGATCTGCACGAGGAGGTGACGCTCGATGTCGACGACTCCGACGGCTCGATCGACCGTGACGACCTGCTGGCCCGCTGCGGCGACAACGACGACCTAGCCCGGATGATCCTGACGAAATTCAAAGATCGTTCGTCGCAAGACGCGGCGACGCTGGGTCAACATGTCGCCTCGAAAAATGCCGAGATGGTCGCCCAGTTGGCTCATTCGCTGAAGGGGATGGCGGCCAACATTTCGGCCAAGGAAGTCGCCTCCGCCGCCGCCTTGCTGGAGCAAGCGGCCAAAGCCAGCGAAACCGAAACGTTCGCCGACCATTACGCTGGCGTCGTCGCCCGGTTAGAAACTTGCGAAGTCGCCATCGAACGTCTCCTTGCCGGGAACGAAGGGTGGGAATGA
- a CDS encoding response regulator translates to MNALEHATNILIVDDDEISLDLLRHALEAQNFCVWSASNGAEALGALEAENINLVVTDWEMPVLDGLEFCREVRRRQSDHYVYVILLTSHGARDEIVEGMAAGADDFIVKPFNPPELLARIQAGRRVLALETRDLVIFALARLAESRDTDTGLHLERVRMYARRLAEELAASSAFTDEIDAEFIRLVYQTCPLHDIGKVGVPDAVLLKPGKLTDEEFEIMKRHTIIGAETLDAALNQFPNARFLQVARDIAIGHHERWNGRGYPYGIAGNQIPLAARIVAVADVYDALTTSRVYKDAMPHDQARAMIVAAFQRCCPEFVRISQRYANENEPAACGV, encoded by the coding sequence ATGAACGCCTTGGAACATGCTACGAACATCTTGATTGTTGATGATGACGAGATCTCGCTCGACTTGCTGCGGCATGCGCTGGAAGCTCAGAACTTCTGCGTCTGGTCGGCCAGCAACGGGGCGGAAGCGCTTGGCGCGCTTGAAGCGGAAAACATCAATCTTGTCGTCACCGACTGGGAAATGCCGGTCCTCGACGGCTTGGAGTTCTGTCGTGAAGTCCGCCGTCGTCAGTCCGATCACTACGTTTATGTGATCTTGCTGACCAGCCATGGCGCCCGCGACGAAATCGTCGAAGGCATGGCGGCCGGCGCCGACGACTTCATCGTCAAGCCTTTCAATCCGCCGGAACTGCTGGCCCGCATTCAAGCCGGCCGACGGGTGCTGGCGCTCGAAACCCGCGACCTGGTGATCTTCGCTCTGGCGCGGCTTGCCGAATCGCGCGACACCGACACCGGCCTACACCTCGAACGCGTCCGCATGTACGCCCGTCGTCTGGCCGAAGAACTCGCCGCTTCGTCTGCATTCACCGATGAAATCGACGCCGAGTTCATTCGTCTGGTTTATCAAACCTGCCCGCTGCATGACATTGGCAAGGTCGGCGTACCCGACGCCGTCTTGCTGAAACCCGGCAAGCTAACCGACGAAGAGTTCGAGATCATGAAGCGGCATACGATCATCGGCGCCGAGACGCTGGATGCCGCGCTCAACCAATTTCCCAATGCCCGTTTTCTGCAGGTCGCCCGCGATATTGCGATCGGTCACCACGAGCGTTGGAACGGTCGCGGCTATCCTTACGGGATCGCCGGCAATCAGATTCCGCTGGCTGCCCGGATCGTTGCCGTCGCCGACGTCTATGACGCGTTGACGACGTCGCGGGTCTACAAAGACGCCATGCCGCACGACCAGGCAAGAGCGATGATCGTCGCCGCGTTCCAGCGATGTTGCCCCGAGTTTGTGCGGATTTCGCAGCGCTACGCCAACGAGAACGAACCGGCGGCCTGCGGCGTTTAA
- a CDS encoding MIP/aquaporin family protein, whose product MTARPLWICCVAEVIGTFLLIFFGLGAVQTAVLHGDMSGLWQVGMVWGVSIMLAIYAVGAISGAHINPAITIGLASWGLFPLGRVAPYVTSQVVGAFLAAAVLFAINASYFGLVEAERGIVRGEPASIVTAMCFGEYYPNPGKLGTEAVTDDELAAWQASFNGPMAFVAEMLGTAILAIVVLATTEKEHLAGPKNLAPVFIGICVAALICVIAPLTQACFNPARDFGPRLFAYFAGWGSAAIPGPNGIGIVTVYIIAPIVGSIVGCGLFQKLLLPYVIEPTASPE is encoded by the coding sequence ATGACTGCCCGCCCCTTGTGGATTTGCTGTGTTGCGGAGGTGATCGGCACGTTCTTGCTGATTTTCTTCGGCCTGGGCGCCGTGCAGACGGCTGTGTTGCATGGCGACATGTCAGGCCTGTGGCAGGTCGGCATGGTCTGGGGCGTCTCGATCATGCTGGCGATCTACGCGGTCGGCGCGATTAGCGGCGCCCATATCAATCCGGCGATCACAATCGGATTGGCCAGTTGGGGGCTGTTTCCCCTCGGCCGCGTTGCGCCTTACGTGACGTCGCAAGTAGTTGGCGCTTTTCTCGCTGCGGCGGTGTTATTCGCCATCAACGCTTCCTACTTCGGCCTGGTCGAAGCGGAGCGCGGGATTGTCCGCGGCGAACCGGCCAGCATCGTGACGGCGATGTGTTTTGGAGAGTACTACCCGAACCCCGGCAAACTGGGAACCGAAGCGGTCACCGACGACGAACTGGCCGCCTGGCAGGCCAGCTTCAACGGGCCGATGGCGTTTGTCGCCGAGATGCTGGGAACAGCCATCCTGGCGATTGTGGTGTTGGCCACGACCGAGAAAGAACATCTGGCCGGCCCCAAGAACTTGGCGCCCGTCTTTATCGGCATCTGCGTCGCTGCGCTGATCTGCGTGATTGCGCCGCTGACGCAGGCCTGCTTTAATCCGGCCCGCGATTTTGGGCCGCGGCTGTTCGCCTATTTCGCCGGCTGGGGCAGCGCCGCGATACCTGGTCCGAACGGAATCGGCATCGTCACCGTCTACATCATCGCACCGATCGTCGGCTCGATTGTCGGTTGCGGGCTGTTCCAGAAATTGTTGCTGCCGTACGTGATCGAACCGACCGCGTCGCCTGAATAA
- a CDS encoding coiled-coil domain-containing protein has product MAKRAQDGGDDVSLFPFLSVLACVIGTLTMIIAAIAVQALDNDTVDQAMKYEEKKAELANADEELAKLNAELKKKETELKKTQSAEQKELEDAKKRLAELLAKLEETETKLDQISLDGPKVDLAGQSETISEMEEELKSRREKIAQMEKEVADRKLPPKESEVSILPGGSGVGFDPSFVECDDGRIVIHDGAKTTPVRTNEMNTNPTFIKLVEEVKANPKGQIVFLIRNDGLSTYRSARSLVSSKGVKNGKLPVVGDGRIDLSYFKKKKPE; this is encoded by the coding sequence ATGGCCAAACGCGCACAAGACGGGGGCGACGACGTCTCGCTCTTTCCGTTTCTTAGCGTGCTGGCTTGCGTTATCGGCACGCTTACGATGATCATCGCTGCGATCGCCGTCCAGGCGCTCGACAACGACACCGTCGACCAGGCGATGAAGTACGAAGAGAAGAAAGCGGAACTCGCCAACGCGGACGAAGAATTGGCGAAATTGAACGCCGAACTCAAAAAGAAAGAGACGGAGCTCAAGAAGACCCAGTCCGCCGAGCAAAAGGAGTTGGAAGACGCCAAAAAGCGTCTGGCCGAGTTGCTGGCGAAGCTGGAAGAAACGGAGACCAAGCTCGATCAGATTTCGCTGGATGGTCCCAAAGTCGACCTCGCCGGCCAATCGGAAACCATCAGTGAGATGGAAGAAGAGCTGAAGTCGCGGCGCGAGAAAATCGCCCAGATGGAAAAAGAAGTCGCTGATCGCAAGCTGCCTCCCAAGGAATCGGAAGTTTCGATTCTGCCCGGCGGCTCTGGCGTCGGATTTGATCCGTCGTTCGTCGAATGCGACGACGGACGCATCGTCATCCATGATGGCGCCAAGACGACGCCGGTCCGCACCAACGAAATGAACACCAATCCGACGTTCATTAAACTGGTCGAAGAAGTAAAGGCGAATCCGAAAGGCCAGATCGTTTTTCTGATTCGCAACGACGGCTTGTCGACGTATCGCTCGGCGCGATCGCTCGTTAGCTCCAAGGGAGTCAAAAATGGCAAGTTGCCGGTCGTAGGCGACGGACGAATCGATTTGAGTTATTTCAAAAAGAAGAAACCGGAATAA
- a CDS encoding GTP-binding protein — protein MPSTANEKNLIRFVMIGGFLGAGKTTTIGRLAQYYREQGLNVGIVTNDQATDLVDTQLLRSQGFRVGEVAGACFCCNFNELTGTVDKLAAKDRPDVVIAEPVGSCTDLVATVVQPLVQMFDAQFDVAPYGVILKPSHGLRILQGDDNGGFSPKAAYIFKKQLEEADFVIINRIDELDPQKVETLAQLITAEFPGTPILRTSAKTGAGFDALVELIDQRGDFGKKILEIDYDLYAEGEAELGWLNSSLKATSSEAFDLDAFLMTIMGSLQQSLANSAAETAHLKAIGLWEGFYGVANLISSDTAPVLSLPSNCQAKEADVVVNARVGIAPEVLRQQVDEAIDAAAKSLGVQVDRQQTQYFRPGRPVPTHRLSDAK, from the coding sequence ATGCCGTCTACCGCCAACGAGAAAAATCTGATTCGTTTCGTCATGATCGGCGGCTTTTTGGGCGCCGGCAAAACGACCACGATCGGCCGTTTGGCGCAGTACTATCGTGAGCAAGGTCTGAACGTTGGCATCGTCACCAACGATCAAGCGACCGACCTGGTCGATACGCAGCTGCTGCGTTCGCAAGGCTTTCGGGTCGGCGAAGTGGCGGGCGCCTGCTTCTGCTGCAACTTTAACGAGTTGACCGGCACGGTCGACAAACTGGCGGCGAAAGATCGACCCGACGTCGTCATCGCCGAGCCGGTCGGCAGCTGCACGGACTTGGTGGCGACGGTCGTGCAGCCGCTGGTGCAGATGTTTGACGCCCAGTTTGACGTCGCCCCGTATGGCGTGATTTTGAAGCCATCGCATGGTTTGCGGATCTTGCAGGGAGACGACAACGGCGGCTTCTCGCCCAAGGCGGCCTACATCTTCAAAAAGCAGCTGGAAGAGGCTGACTTTGTGATTATCAATCGCATTGACGAGCTCGATCCGCAAAAGGTCGAGACGCTCGCCCAATTGATCACCGCCGAGTTCCCTGGCACGCCGATTCTGCGTACCTCGGCCAAGACGGGCGCCGGCTTTGACGCACTGGTCGAGCTGATCGATCAGCGGGGCGACTTTGGTAAGAAGATCCTGGAGATCGATTACGATCTTTACGCCGAAGGAGAAGCGGAGCTGGGCTGGCTCAACAGCAGCTTGAAGGCGACTTCCAGCGAAGCGTTTGATCTGGACGCCTTTCTGATGACGATCATGGGCAGCTTGCAGCAGTCGCTCGCCAACTCCGCCGCCGAAACCGCCCACTTGAAAGCGATCGGCCTGTGGGAAGGTTTTTATGGAGTCGCCAACTTGATCAGCAGCGACACGGCGCCGGTTCTGTCGCTGCCGTCTAACTGCCAGGCAAAGGAAGCGGACGTGGTGGTCAATGCCCGTGTCGGCATCGCGCCGGAGGTATTGCGTCAGCAGGTCGATGAGGCGATCGACGCGGCGGCGAAATCGCTCGGCGTTCAGGTTGACCGGCAGCAGACGCAGTACTTTCGCCCAGGTCGTCCCGTGCCGACGCATCGGTTGTCCGACGCCAAATAG
- a CDS encoding MotA/TolQ/ExbB proton channel family protein — protein sequence MYFKFKCPQCGQSLKVRQELAGQKRNCPYCKASVRIPNTTEIDLDLPPVESSGFPSFDEGDAGGGLGGLDLGNLQTDPLSTRNAPKQGGGKKAGAPPTKQPAKQAAAASNASSSISEGEFTDPSDVGLLWPGIFGFATAAAFLLLLWPSKGTYLGDLFLAGGVQGVAIQYLSTSLFFWAMAILWLKQRKIRRQRDYLLMDVLPTDISPEIRIDTLDRFVENIRQLPGEHGESFLINRVLRGLQHFRVRRNAAETVTMMASQSEIDSNNVVSSYTALKVLIWAIPTMGFIGTVLGISLAVASLAGALGGNDPSQLMSSLTLMFSGLGTAFNTTLVALVMSMIIKFPMSSLQKSEEGVLNWVDEYCNENLLRRLNDGREHETVKQNHPYDTTVFRRAVEEAMATQQSELEAWTRKLELVGETITKQTTDGWSEIQAKLLDSQKQITSEVMEQVQAKTGEMQTRQEEMRVELQDQLTQMQEIAAQLQASLTALTSAAIQTSNQMNANVDASTERLEAYFSGVAEGLTGLNDVLSKLGDERVVVQQVEGPANGSSGGGWFGFGGGGKKSRRNGKR from the coding sequence ATGTATTTCAAATTTAAATGTCCGCAATGCGGCCAGTCGCTGAAAGTCCGCCAAGAACTCGCTGGCCAAAAACGGAACTGCCCCTACTGCAAAGCCAGCGTCCGGATCCCCAACACGACGGAAATTGATCTCGATCTGCCGCCGGTTGAATCGTCCGGTTTCCCCAGCTTCGACGAGGGTGACGCCGGCGGCGGTTTGGGCGGACTTGATCTTGGCAACCTCCAGACCGATCCGTTGTCGACCCGCAACGCTCCCAAGCAGGGCGGCGGCAAGAAAGCGGGGGCTCCCCCGACGAAACAACCAGCCAAACAGGCGGCGGCCGCCTCGAATGCATCTTCTTCGATCTCGGAAGGGGAATTCACCGATCCGAGCGATGTCGGTTTGCTGTGGCCTGGTATCTTCGGCTTCGCCACCGCCGCGGCGTTTCTGCTGCTGTTGTGGCCGTCGAAGGGAACGTACCTCGGCGACCTGTTCCTCGCCGGCGGCGTGCAGGGTGTGGCGATTCAGTATCTGTCGACGTCTCTCTTTTTCTGGGCGATGGCGATTCTCTGGCTGAAGCAACGCAAGATCCGTCGTCAGCGCGATTACTTGCTGATGGACGTGTTGCCGACCGACATCTCGCCCGAGATTCGGATCGATACGCTCGACCGCTTTGTCGAAAACATTCGCCAACTGCCGGGCGAACATGGCGAAAGCTTCCTGATCAACCGCGTGCTTCGCGGTTTGCAGCACTTCCGCGTTCGCCGCAACGCCGCCGAAACGGTGACGATGATGGCGTCGCAGTCCGAAATCGACTCGAACAACGTCGTGTCGAGCTATACCGCTTTGAAGGTGCTGATCTGGGCGATTCCGACGATGGGGTTCATCGGTACGGTGCTCGGTATTAGCTTGGCGGTCGCGTCGCTGGCCGGCGCCTTGGGGGGCAACGATCCTTCGCAGCTGATGTCCTCGTTGACGTTGATGTTCTCCGGTCTCGGCACCGCGTTTAATACGACGCTGGTCGCGCTGGTGATGAGCATGATTATCAAGTTCCCGATGTCCTCGCTGCAAAAGAGCGAAGAAGGGGTGCTGAACTGGGTCGACGAGTACTGCAACGAAAACCTGCTTCGCCGACTCAATGACGGTCGCGAACATGAAACCGTCAAACAGAACCATCCGTACGACACGACCGTCTTCCGTCGCGCCGTCGAAGAAGCGATGGCGACGCAGCAGTCGGAACTGGAAGCCTGGACCCGGAAGCTGGAACTGGTCGGCGAAACGATCACCAAGCAGACGACCGACGGCTGGAGCGAAATCCAAGCGAAGCTGCTCGACAGCCAGAAGCAAATCACTTCGGAAGTGATGGAGCAGGTGCAAGCCAAGACCGGCGAAATGCAGACGCGTCAGGAAGAAATGCGGGTCGAACTGCAAGACCAGCTGACGCAGATGCAAGAGATCGCCGCTCAGCTGCAAGCCTCGCTGACGGCGCTGACCAGCGCGGCGATTCAGACCTCGAATCAGATGAACGCCAACGTCGACGCTTCGACCGAACGGCTGGAAGCTTACTTCTCCGGCGTCGCTGAGGGCCTAACCGGCCTGAACGACGTGCTGTCGAAGCTGGGTGACGAACGGGTCGTCGTGCAACAAGTCGAAGGTCCGGCCAACGGCAGCAGCGGCGGCGGTTGGTTCGGCTTTGGCGGCGGCGGCAAGAAATCGCGTCGTAACGGGAAACGATAA